A window of Mangifera indica cultivar Alphonso chromosome 13, CATAS_Mindica_2.1, whole genome shotgun sequence contains these coding sequences:
- the LOC123194032 gene encoding putative pentatricopeptide repeat-containing protein At4g17915, translating into MVCSLSGRLSTKLLNISIVSFCKAKKLAKAEGILVDGIRLGILPDVVTYNTLIDAYCHFVSVDAAYSILNRMRDAGISPDVITYNSLIAGAARKCLLSRSLDLFDEMLRMGIPPDAWSYNSLMHCFFKLGKPEEANRMFRDILLSDLAPSAATFNIMINGLCKNGYTNNAMMLFRNLQRHGFVPQIITYNILINGLCKAGRLKEARRILKELGESGHFPNAITYSTVMKCCFRSKNFDQGFEILSEMKSKGFTFDGFGYCTVIAALLKSGRIETATECMKEMVSNGIQLDIVSYNTLINLYCKEGNLEAAYMLLDEMERRGLDCDSYTHTIMIDGLCKARNIKGAQQHLAYMNTMGFDSNLVAYNCVVDGLFKVGQIDNAVKMFESMEIKDSFTYTSVVYNLCKAGRFHSASKLLLICLRSGMKILKSAQRAVLDGLRYFGYTAEAKKLRSKIHKARRLHH; encoded by the coding sequence ATGGTTTGTTCTCTATCAGGTAGATTATCAACTAAGTTGTTAAACATATCAATTGTTTCTTTCTGCAAAGCGAAGAAATTGGCGAAAGCTGAAGGGATTTTAGTTGACGGTATAAGATTGGGAATACTCCCTGATGTTGTAACTTATAACACGTTGATTGATGCTTATTGTCACTTTGTTAGTGTAGATGCAGCTTATTCTATTCTTAACCGAATGAGGGACGCAGGAATTAGCCCTGATGTTATTACTTATAACTCTTTGATTGCTGGTGCGGCCAGGAAGTGCCTATTATCCCGTTCATTGGATCTGTTTGATGAAATGCTTCGAATGGGTATACCTCCTGATGCATGGAGTTACAACTCATTGATGCATTGCTTCTTTAAATTAGGTAAACCAGAGGAAGCCAATAGGATGTTTCGAGATATTTTACTCAGTGATTTGGCTCCCAGTGCAGCTACATTTAACATCATGATTAATGGACTTTGCAAGAATGGCTATACAAATAATGCCATGATGTTATTTAGGAATTTACAGAGGCATGGATTTGTTCCTCAGATAATTACTTATAATATTCTTATAAATGGGCTTTGCAAGGCGGGGCGATTGAAGGAAGCAAGGAGGATTCTGAAGGAGCTTGGGGAATCAGGTCATTTTCCAAATGCTATAACGTACTCTACAGTTATGAAATGCTGCTTTCGATCGAAGAATTTTGATCAAGGTTTTGAGATATTGTCAGAAATGAAGAGTAAAGGATTTACATTCGACGGATTTGGTTACTGTACAGTGATTGCTGCATTACTTAAGTCAGGTAGGATAGAAACAGCAACTGAGTGTATGAAGGAGATGGTTAGCAATGGTATTCAGCTTGATATTGTTTCTTATAACAccctaattaatttatattgtaaaGAAGGTAACTTAGAAGCTGCCTATATGTTACTGGATGAGATGGAGAGAAGAGGTTTGGATTGTGACAGTTATACCCACACTATTATGATTGATGGGTTGTGTAAGGCACGCAATATCAAGGGTGCCCAGCAACATTTAGCTTACATGAATACGATGGGCTTTGATTCTAACTTGGTGGCCTACAACTGTGTGGTTGATGGATTGTTCAAAGTTGGTCAGATTGATAATGCAGTGAAAATGTTTGAATCGATGGAGATAAAGGATTCATTTACTTACACTTCAGTGGTGTACAACCTTTGCAAGGCTGGTCGGTTTCATAGTGCATCCAAgctattattaatttgtttgagaAGTGGCATGAAAATTCTGAAGTCTGCTCAACGAGCTGTCCTTGATGGTCTTCGTTATTTTGGATATACAGCAGAGGCTAAGAAGCTTCGGTCCAAAATTCATAAGGCCCGAAGACTACACCATTGA